One region of Rhizophagus irregularis chromosome 18, complete sequence genomic DNA includes:
- a CDS encoding uncharacterized protein (SECRETED:cutsite_GDA-GR; SECRETED:prob_0.5263); SECRETED:SignalP(1-29) yields MNRKFVTIIAIITVSVLFLILLISSGGDAGRIHIPQDNGTHTGLPVWHPPMEGYDYQKVQATVIFSAIMMTIGAHLSFKWTSKVSKEFITYFVDGEANRTPTIEFDRLLGWYSAITSITGIVNFMVDVGKLWVTVGVLHNAVEVTILYTLHQGGKIKSTTIPAWILSYIMLAASLSFFLDWPFDALWFKMQGLVIDYILFIQFTRMYFDTHKGFGDETQRLVDVESTSRDHSSVESDINDKPVGYFRPRYILLLVFASFFHIFGNVYVTILLYSSHAYLLFVFSYCITFPLYTYFVYLDTHTVSISPAQKHIVLPDSSKLSVIFVILLALFLSALTGKISVIYQGFH; encoded by the coding sequence atGAATAGGAAATTTGTAACTATTATTGCTATCATAACAGTTTCtgttttatttctaatattgttaataagtTCTGGAGGAGATGCAGGAAGGATACATATACCACAAGACAATGGAACTCACACCGGATTACCTGTTTGGCATCCTCCTATGGAAGGATACGACTACCAAAAAGTACAAGCAACGGTTATTTTCTCGGCGATAATGATGACCATTGGAGCGCACCTTTCATTTAAATGGACAAGCAAAGTTTCCAAAGAGTTTATAACATATTTCGTTGATGGGGAAGCAAACAGAACTCCTACTATTGAATTTGATCGTTTATTAGGATGGTATTCAGCAATTACATCCATAACGGGAATCGTAAATTTTATGGTTGATGTTGGTAAACTTTGGGTTACGGTTGGAGTATTACATAATGCCGTCGAAGttactattttatatactttGCATCAAGGAGGAAAGATTAAGTCTACAACAATTCCAGCTTGGATACTTTCATATATTATGCTTGCTGCGAGCTTAAGTTTCTTTTTAGATTGGCCTTTTGATGCACTTTGGTTTAAAATGCAAGGACTTGTTATTGATTACATATTATTCATTCAGTTTACACGTATGTACTTTGATACGCATAAAGGGTTCGGTGACGAAACTCAACGACTTGTTGATGTAGAAAGTACGAGCCGTGACCACTCAAGTGTAGAAAgtgatattaatgataaacCCGTTGGATATTTCCGTCCTCgttatattttactattagtGTTTGCTtctttctttcatatttttggAAATGTTTATGTTACAATTTTGTTGTATAGCTCTCACGCATATCTTCTATTTGTCTTTTCTTATTGTATCACATTCCCCCTCTACacttattttgtttatttagaTACTCATACAGTATCTATTTCTCCTGCTCAAAAACATATTGTATTACCTGATTCGAGTAAATTAAGtgttatttttgtaattttactcGCTCTTTTCCTTTCTGCTTTAACTGGAAAAATAAGTGTAATTTATCAAGGTTTTCATTAG